The nucleotide window TTAAAAAAGCGGCTAAACTCGGAAATCCAATTAAAAAATGTAAGTAAGGCTTAATCTTCTGTTCATGGGGAAAATTTAAACTGAAATAAAGGAAAAAATAAACAATTGGAATTGTAGCGGCCCAAAGAACCACACTCCATATTTTTAGAAGTTCGCCATCCACGCTTCTAAACATAAACATGCAAAATGTCCAAAAAGCGGCGCTCGAAACCACCAAAGAATAAAACAAATTTGCTTTCGTCCTTGAGCTTCTAAAATATATCAAAAATGCCAAAATAAAATTGGCAATGGTCATTATTAAAAGGTAAATATCTATTGGCGTTTCTATCATAATATTTTTGCCAATCGCTTAGATAACGCAACTATTGTTAAAATCGGAGGCAATCCGGGAGCTTCCGGCAAAACACTGGCATCGCTAACAAAAAGGTTTTTTATTTTTGTTTCTTGATTTTTATCAACGACAACCCCAATAGCCGCGGTTCCCCCCGGATGAGCACCGCGCGGCTTGGTGGTAATCATTGAGTTGGGATTAATGTTTGATTCAATTAGAATCTTCTTTGCTATTTCGTTTCCTAAATTCAATTTCATTTTATCGCTGTCAGTAATTGTCTTGCTGATTTTCCCATTCGCATATATCCGACCGACCATATCGTCTTTAATTTTAATCATTATCCCCAATACTTTATCGCGCCTTATAGCATGTTGATAATATTTAGCATCAGTCATAAACAAACTAAGCGGTGTATCCAAAAAAGTAGACAAGATAAAACCTTTTTCCTCATAAAAATCATCATTAACTATCGCCATTGATGGCTCTCTGGATAATCCAACATCAGCAATACCATAGACAACCGTATAAAGATCGCAAAACAACCTGTTGCCAGCGGAAATTCCTATTTTTTGCAGTATTACGGGTGTTTCTATCGCGCCCGCAGCAAGAATAATTTTTCCCGCCGAAATCTCCATCGCCTCATTGCGCGCTCTTCCCTCCACGCCAACTGCTTTATTTTCTGAAATAATAATATTATCCAATTCAAAATTAGTAACCATCAATGCGCCGCAATCCTGCGCTTTTTCAATAAAATCCAAAGCAGTCCATTTGGCCCTCGGTACACAACCCAAAACGCAATTACCGCAAGAAACGCACTTTGAAAAATCGACAAATTTGGGCATAGGAACAAAATTATAACCAATTTTTTGAGATGATTCTATAATTCTTTTCGTACCGTCTCCCATTAATTTTAAATCAAAGGGCTTAACCGCTAATTCAATCTCGGTTTCCTTTATTTCTTCGGTTATATCAATATCTAAATATTTTAATTCTTTTTCTAAAGATCTAACGCCGTTGCCGCAGCTTACAACAGTTGATCCTCCGGCCATTATCGTTCTGTAAATAATATTTCCCTCCTTACTGTTCAATCTTCCGAATTTATCATAAAAATTAATAGCTGCCTGTTCGGTTCCAACTCGCGAAACTATCGATCCTTTTTCTAAAATAAT belongs to Patescibacteria group bacterium and includes:
- a CDS encoding FAD-dependent oxidoreductase — protein: MAAEVKKIETDFIVIGSGAGGATIAYELAKRGKKVIILEKGSIVSRVGTEQAAINFYDKFGRLNSKEGNIIYRTIMAGGSTVVSCGNGVRSLEKELKYLDIDITEEIKETEIELAVKPFDLKLMGDGTKRIIESSQKIGYNFVPMPKFVDFSKCVSCGNCVLGCVPRAKWTALDFIEKAQDCGALMVTNFELDNIIISENKAVGVEGRARNEAMEISAGKIILAAGAIETPVILQKIGISAGNRLFCDLYTVVYGIADVGLSREPSMAIVNDDFYEEKGFILSTFLDTPLSLFMTDAKYYQHAIRRDKVLGIMIKIKDDMVGRIYANGKISKTITDSDKMKLNLGNEIAKKILIESNINPNSMITTKPRGAHPGGTAAIGVVVDKNQETKIKNLFVSDASVLPEAPGLPPILTIVALSKRLAKIL